A genomic region of Eucalyptus grandis isolate ANBG69807.140 chromosome 5, ASM1654582v1, whole genome shotgun sequence contains the following coding sequences:
- the LOC104445062 gene encoding LOW QUALITY PROTEIN: probable LRR receptor-like serine/threonine-protein kinase RFK1 (The sequence of the model RefSeq protein was modified relative to this genomic sequence to represent the inferred CDS: deleted 1 base in 1 codon), translating into MAGKNSFVFLIFMGLSCFRLVWLAESRLPQAEVDALHEIMSAMGLTFWDFDGDNCEIRRVGLGLQLPAEAESSIGCDCNIGNDTFCHVVRIVLKFYSLPGILPPELAKLPYLGEIDFAYNYLSGEIPDELGSMQLTSISLLVNRLSGAIPKSLTNITSLIYLNLEANQFSGPVPHELGSLINLQTLILSSNHLTGNVPATFAALENLTEFRINDNNFNGKIPSFIQNWKQLNILEMHASGLEGPIPSLISALNKVEELRISDIDGPLQLFPALDNMTGLVKLILRSCNIAGQIPAYMWKLPNLELLDLSFNKLTGQLPATINLKHLRFIFLTENLLTGSVPDSILKKGTSIDLSYNNFAWQGPHQPACRESMNLNLNLFRSSSAENNSGRGVPCLENFQCPHYSSCLQVNCGGKDATIEESKQKIIYQGDQDVEGGAAKFYLNSDKFWGFSSTGDFLDDNDAQNLRYNVDLLPSNLTVLDSTARIAAISLTYFHYCLENGMYTVKLRFAEIQFTNDKTYKSLGRRVFDIYVQGELILKDYDIEVAAGGAQKPREEVYNVNVTNNMLEIRLIFAGKGTARIPMSGVYGPLISSISVVSDVKGCSRGGKQKTAYVIVGVGAGAFCIVLLSLCILKWKGYFRGRTKRRQGMDGLDLQTGTFSLKQIKAATNDFDSANKIGEGGFGAVYKGQLNDGTAMAVKQLSSKSRQGNREFLNEIGMISCLQHPNLVKLHGCCIERDQLLLVYEYMENNSLARALFGPDDHQLQLDWSTRHKICTGIAKGLAFLHEESRLKIVHRDIKATNVLLDRDLNPKISDFGLARLHEEEKTHISTKIAGTIGYMAPEYALWGYLTYKADVYSFGVVALEIVSGKSNNSSPPSDDFFCLLEWGCHLQQTGNLMRLVDEKLKAEVNEEEAKIVVKVALLCTNASPSLRPTMSEVVNMLEGKMAIPDVILESSTCCEDLRFKAMRDLRKHGQQKVIPNAMHRIPRPSTRCRLRQVP; encoded by the exons ATGGCGGGCAAGAACTCGTTcgttttcttgattttcatggGGTTGAGCTGCTTCAGGTTGGTGTGGCTGGCCGAGTCAAGGCTGCCCCAAGCGGAAG TTGATGCTCTCCACGAGATCATGAGCGCAATGGGGTTGACATTCTGGGATTTTGATGGTGACAATTGTGAAATACGAAGGGTTGGGTTAGGACTACAGCTGCCAGCAGAAGCTGAGAGTAGCATTGGTTGTGATTGCAACATTGGGAACGATACCTTCTGTCATGTCGTAAGGAT AGTGCTGAAGTTTTATAGTCTACCTGGAATCCTCCCCCCTGAGCTTGCCAAGCTCCCTTACCTTGGAGAGAT TGATTTTGCTTACAACTACCTCAGTGGTGAAATTCCTGACGAGTTGGGTTCCATGCAGTTGACATCAAT CTCTCTTCTTGTGAATCGCTTATCAGGAGCAATACCGAAATCATTGACAAACATTACCTCTCTAATATATCT GAATCTTGAAGCCAATCAGTTCTCTGGTCCTGTTCCTCATGAGCTTGGGAGTTTAATCAACTTACAGACTTT GATTTTGTCCTCCAATCATCTAACAGGAAACGTGCCAGCTACATTTGCCGCATTAGAAAATCTGACAGAATT TCGAATAAATGACAACAATTTCAACGGCAAAATACCTAGTTTTATCCAAAACTGGAAGCAGCTGAATATACT AGAAATGCATGCTAGTGGACTTGAAGGACCCATTCCATCACTGATTTCTGCTTTGAATAAAGTAGAGGAGCT GAGGATTAGTGACATTGATGGTCCTCTCCAGCTATTTCCTGCACTGGACAACATGACAGGCCTAGTGAAATT AATACTGAGAAGCTGCAACATAGCTGGGCAAATTCCTGCATACATGTGGAAATTGCCGAATCTAGAATTGTT GGATCTCAGTTTTAACAAATTGACCGGGCAACTTCCGGCTACAATCAATTTAAAGCACCTAAGATTCAT ATTTCTTACCGAAAATTTATTAACGGGAAGTGTTCCAGACTCAATCTTGAAGAAAGGAACCAGTAT CGATCTTTCATACAACAATTTTGCATGGCAAGGTCCTCACCAACCTGCTTGTCGAGAAAGCAT GAACCTGAACTTGAATTTGTTTAGAAGCTCCTCAGCAGAAAATAACTC AGGCAGAGGTGTTCCTTGCTTGGAGAACTTTCAATGTCCACATT ACTCGAGTTGTTTACAAGTTAATTGTGGTGGAAAAGATGCAACTATCGAGGAATCTAAGCAGAAGATCATCTATCAAGGAGATCAAGATGTAGAAGGCGGTGCTGCAAAATTCTATTTGAATTCA GATAAGTTCTGGGGATTCAGTAGCACAGGGGACTTCTTGGATGATAATGATGCACAAAATCTGCGCTATAATGTGGATCTACTTCCCTCAAACCTCACTGTCTTGGATTCAACAGCACGAATAGCCGCGATTTCACTGACttattttcattattgcttGGAGAATGGGATGTACACCGTGAAACTCAGATTTGCAGAGATACAGTTCACTAATGACAAAACATATAAGAGCCTCGGGAGGCGGGTATTTGATATTTATGTTCAG GGGGAGTTGATTCTGAAGGACTATGATATTGAGGTTGCAGCAGGTGGTGCTCAGAAGCCAAGAGAAGAAGTCTATAATGTCAACGTGACAAATAATATGCTAGAGATTCGTCTAATTTTTGCTGGAAAAGGGACAGCGAGGATTCCCATGAGCGGAGTTTATGGTCCGCtgatttcttccatttctgtAGTTTCAG ATGTCAAAGGGTGTTCAAGAGGTGGAAAACAAAAGACTGCTTATGTCATAGTTGGAGTTGGAGCTGGAGCATTTTGCATCGTTCTCTTATCACTCTGTATACTTAAGTGGAAAGGCTATTTCCGAGGAAGAACCAAGAGAAGACAAG GCATGGATGGACTAGATCTGCAGACGGGGACATTTTCCTTAAAACAAATTAAAGCTGCAACAAATGACTTCGATTCTGCAAACAAAATTGGGGAAGGTGGTTTTGGTGCTGTCTACAAG GGTCAATTAAATGATGGCACTGCAATGGCAGTTAAGCAACTTTCATCGAAATCGCGACAAGGAAATCGAGAATTCCTGAACGAGATAGGAATGATATCATGCTTACAACATCCAAATCTTGTAAAGCTCCATGGGTGCTGTATTGAAAGAGATCAACTATTGCTGGTTTACGAGTATATGGAGAACAATAGTCTTGCTCGTGCCTTGTTCG GTCCGGATGATCATCAACTTCAGCTAGACTGGTCCACGAGACATAAGATCTGCACTGGGATTGCTAAGGGTCTCGCCTTTCTACATGAAGAGTCTAGACTTAAGATTGTCCACAGAGATATTAAAGCTACTAATGTGCTGCTTGATCGAGATTTAAACCCGAAGATATCAGACTTTGGACTGGCCAGGCTTCATGAAGAAGAGAAGACTCACATTAGCACCAAAATTGCCGGAACCAT AGGATATATGGCTCCAGAATATGCATTGTGGGGTTACCTCACATATAAAGCCGATGTGTACAGCTTCGGGGTCGTGGCCTTGGAGATAGTTAGTGGGAAAAGCAATAACAGTAGCCCGCCGAGCGACGACTTTTTTTGTCTCTTGGAATGG GGGTGTCACTTGCAACAAACTGGGAACTTGATGCGACTTGTCGACGAGAAGTTAAAGGCtgaagtcaatgaagaagaagcgaaAATCGTGGTAAAAGTCGCTCTTTTGTGCACAAATGCCTCTCCATCTTTAAGGCCCACGATGTCCGAGGTGGTGAACATGCTCGAGGGAAAAATGGCCATACCGGACGTGATCCTGGAGTCGAGCACCTGCTGCGAAGATCTGAGGTTCAAAGCCATGAGGGACCTCCGCAAGCACGGGCAACAGAAAGTTATACCAAATGCCATGCACAGAATCCCACGACCATCAACACGTTGCCGTCTTCGTCAAGTACCTTGA